CGCCTGGCCAGGCGCTCGACCGCGCGCGCGCCGAGGCGCGTCGCGGTGAGCTGGGCCTGCTTGCGATGGGGCGACAATGCGGCGTCGGCGAGATCGTGGGGATACGCCAGCAGATACCGGCCGTTGCCGAAGACCAGCGGCTCGCGCTCGGTTTGGTCGATCGCGAGGACTTCGGCGACATAGATCGTGTGGTCGCCGCCAGGCACGCGCGACACCACCCGGCATTGCAGCCGGGCGCTGCAATCGCGGAGCAGCGGCACGCCGCTCTCGCCGATATCGACATCAATACCGGCGAACTTGTCAGGCGAGGATTTCGCAAACCGCTTCGAAAGGTCGATCTGGTCCTCGGCCAGGATATTGACCGCAAAGCGCTCGGCGTTGAAGAACGCCGGATGACTATGGGACTTCACCGCCTGGCTCCAGAGAACCAGTGGCGGGTCGAGCGACACCGAGCTGAACGAGTTGGCGGTCACACCGTGAAACTGACCCTGGTGGTCGATGGTGGTGACCACAGTGACCCCCGTAACGAAGGTTCCGAGCACGCGCCGCAAATCACGGCTGTCGAACGTTGCAGCATCCAGCATGGTCCACCTCCTCGCGTTCATCCGTCTCCAGGCGCTTATGCGGCGACCGCTTCAGCCGCCCCAACCACCGGCATCACATGCTCGGCGAAACGGCGGATCGAGGCCGCGGCCTCGGCGTGCGGCATGGTTCCGAACATGAAGCTGCCGATCACGTAGTTCACCGCTCCTTCGGAGACCTGGTCGGACAGGATTTGCGTGACCGTTCCGGCCGAGCCTGCAACTGCGTGGCCGGACTCGA
The DNA window shown above is from Bradyrhizobium sp. CB1650 and carries:
- a CDS encoding flavin reductase yields the protein MLDAATFDSRDLRRVLGTFVTGVTVVTTIDHQGQFHGVTANSFSSVSLDPPLVLWSQAVKSHSHPAFFNAERFAVNILAEDQIDLSKRFAKSSPDKFAGIDVDIGESGVPLLRDCSARLQCRVVSRVPGGDHTIYVAEVLAIDQTEREPLVFGNGRYLLAYPHDLADAALSPHRKQAQLTATRLGARAVERLARRFDETMALAVWGAHGPTITHWEPASAPVSEALPVGLILPVTSTATGLAFAAHLCPEAIAQADLPGQNLAPGEGDWHERLAEVRRRGLARQGLETFYRSETLINALSAPVLDADGHAVLALTAVGEANRFRADLDGEFARALRETARDLSHRLGYETEIPREPVRRPALAVGA